GCTATTTTAGCGGTTCAAATGATGGCCACCGGCGACGAGGCATTAATGAACAAACTGATTGAATACAAAGAAGCCTTAAAAGGAAAAATTGTTAAAGCCAATCAGGAATTGTCGGAAATCAAATACAATTTCAAGACGAACTAATTCGGATTAAAATATTTTCCGTAAATTTAAAGAGGTGTGTTTTAGCAACATACCTCTTTTTATATGTTAAAACCCTTTTTAATACTTATAGTCTCTGTAATTAGTTGCCTCAAAATTTCTGCCTCCGACAACTATCCTGTTGGTGCGCGCCCAATTGCTTTGTCCAATGCCTTTGTTTCCATTACCGATTTGTGGAGCACTTTCCACAACCAGGCAACTTTGGCTTCGTTCGAAACATTTTCTGCCGGTATTTTTTACGAATCAAAATTTCTGATCGACGAATTATCTCTTGCAGCCGCCTCCGTTGTATTACCCATTGAGGCAGGAACCTTTGGATTTAGCTTTTACCAGTTTGGCGAAGGAACATTTAAAGAACACAAAGTGGCTCTGGCATTCTCAAAAAAATTATCACCGCGGCTAAATGCAGGAATTCAACTCGACTATTTTTCGCAGCGTTTCCCCGAAAATGAAAGTTCAACAGGCTTTGCCACATTCGAATTTGGGTTAAGTTACAAAACAACAGAACAGCTCACTTTGGGTGCCCATTTTTTTAATCCTGTAAATAACGGGTTTCAACTGCCCGAAGGCAAACAGAAAATGCCTGTTGTATTCAGGTTTGGTGGACACTACCAATTTTCAGATTTAGTTTTAATTAGCACCGAAGTACAAAAAAGCTCAGACTTCCCCTGCGTTGTTAAAACCGGTTTGGAATTTGTTCCGGCACAAAACCTGTTCCTGCGTTTTGGCATATCAGGGAGGCCGGTTGCATACACTGCGGGCCTTGGGTACTCTTTTGGAAAAATAACTACTGACTTTGCATTTAGCTACCACGGGAATTTGGGGCTTTCGCCGGCGGTTTCAATACGGTATAATTTACAATGAAAAAGTGCCTGACATATATTGCCGTTTTAATTGTAGTTTTTGCGCCACTATTGATGCAAGCACAGGAAGCCAATCAGCAAGAAATTATTGAAGCAATTATTGAATCGCATCTCGACAAACTTGAAGAAGGAACCGATGTTGCTCTGGTTATTGAAGACCTCGAAAGTTTTGCCGAACATCCTATAAACATAAATGCGACCAATGCCAACGAGCTGGCGCGCCTCTATTTATTAAACGATGTACAAATACAAAAACTACTCAACTACATTGCCAACTCTGGTCCGGTATATTCTATTTATGAGCTAAATTCCATTGATGGATTTTCGCGCGACATACTGCAAAAGATGCAGGTATTTATTCGTTTTGGTGAAATGAAGCCTGAAACAACATCCTTGAAAGAGGAGCTAAAATACGCCAGACATCAAGTACTTATGCGTGGTTTGGGCACTCTTCAAAAAGCGAAAGGATATAAAACAAATACTGAAGGTACAATCCCATATGAAGGAAACTGTTTTCGCTATTATTCAAGATACAATTTTGAAGTGCGAGACCGACTTTCGTTTGGCGTAACTGCAGAAAAAGATCCGGGAGAAGCTATTTTTAAGGGCTCAAACAAACAGGGATTCGACTTTTACTCCGGCCATTTTAGTGTTAAACTCAACAAAACAATTGAAAACATAACAGTTGGCGATTATCTGGTACGTTCCGGACAAGGACTTGTGCTGTGGCAAGGATACACAACCGGCAAATCCGAAGATGTGCTGGGCATTTCAAAAACCGGTCAGGGAGTGCGTGCCTACACATCGGTTGATGAAAACTTTTATTTCAGAGGTGCTGCAACAAGCTTAAACCTGGGAAGTGGCAAACTAAGTTTATTCTACTCTCAGAATAAAGTGGATGGTAATATTGTTCTGAACGAATCAAGCGGAAACGTCTTTACCAGTCTGCAAACCTCAGGCTACCACCGTACTTCGAGTGAAATTGAGGATGAAAACACCGTAAAAAACACGAACACCGGAGGATTACTTTCGTGGCATTTTAACCACCTGAAAATTGGAGCCTCATTTGTATTTCAACAATTCGACAAACCATACATGCGCAGCTCTCAACTCTACAATTTATTCCGATTTAGTGGTTCCGAAAATTACACCGGTGGTGTTGATTACCTGTTTAACAAAGGGAAATACCAGCTGTTTGGTGAAGCGGCACTTTCAAAATCAAAAGGGAAAGCAGTAGTGCAGGGAGCAGTTGCTCACTTACACGACCAGCTAAGTTTCTCTCTGCTTTTCCGGCACTTCGACAAAGATTACCATGCACTTTGGGGCAATACTTTTGCCGAAGGGAGTTCGGTGAACAACGAAACCGGGCTGTATTTTGGTGCAAAATTTCTTCCTGCAAAACATGTGTCCATTTCGGGATATTCCGATGTGTACCGGTCGAAATGGATTAATTATTCAACTGCCGGCCCTGCAAATGCATGGGATATTTTTGTTCAGGCTGATTTCACTTTTTCTGAAAGATATTCTTTTTACCTGCGTTTTAAAAACGAAGAAAAAGATCAAAAATTTAAAGAAGAAAACCGATATGTAAATCAACGCGAGAGAACGCAAAAAACCAGATTTCATTTTCAATACAAAGCATCGGAGAAGTTACTTTTAAAAACACGTTTTGAACATGTTTATTACCGGGGGCAGAAAAAAGAGAACGGCTTTCTTGTTTTTCAGGATGCACAATTTCAGCCACAAAATACACCGCTTACAATTGCTGCCCGCATTGCCTGGTTTTCTACCGAAAGTTATGATTCCCGAATTTATGCCTACGAAAACGACATCCTCTACACCTTTTCAATACCGCCTTATTACGGGAAAGGATTTCGTACTTATTTTAATTTAAGCTACAAAATTTCGGACAAAATAGAATGCTGGGCAAAAGCCGCAAACACGCACTGGACCGACCGTGAATCAATAAGTTCGGGACTAAATTTAATTGATGGGAACAACAAAACAGAGTTAAAAATCCAACTCAGGTTGAAATTTTAATTTTGAATGTGTTACTTTGCCGAGTTAAATAATGAATATGGTTAACTACAATTTCGACGACATTCGTCCGTATCACGACAAAGAAGTGAGGGAAAAAATGCGCATTTTGGTTAAGGATAAAACCTTCGACAAAGTTTTAATGCATTTATTTAAATACCGGCCCAAGGTTGAAATGGTAAAATTCCAACTTCGCAGAATCAGGAGTATAAAACAATTGCAGGGTGTATTTATTTACGACTTGCTGCACTGGCTCATCGATAAAACCTCGGATGGATTAAAATGCACCGGAATTGAAAAGCTGGATAAAACAAAACCATATCTTTTTATTTCAAATCATCGCGACATTATTCTGGATGCCGCCATCCTGAATTTTCTGATTTTTGAATACGGGATGAATACCACTCAGATTGCCATTGGCGACAATCTGCTGCTTTACGAGTGGATCGAGCACATGGTAAAACTAAATCGCTCGTTTGTGATAAAAAGGAGTCTTCAACCACGCGATTTAATGAAAGCTTCGGAGAAAGTTTCTCATTTTATCCGTAAATCGATTACCGAAGACAAAATGTCGGTTTGGATTGCGCAGCGTGAAGGACGCACCAAAGACGGGAATGACCAAACCCAGCTCAGCGTACTTAAAATGCTCAACATGAGCAACAAGGATGGAATATCGGACGGATTTAACGAATTAAACATTGTACCTGTTTCTATTTCGTACGAAATTGAACCTTGTGGATTGGCCAAAATGAAAGAGCTGATAAAGAAAGAACATTATGGTGCAAAAAAAACAGACAAGGATGATTTGAAAAGTATGTCGATGGGAATGTTTACACCAAAAGGCAGAATGCGTTTTGTTTTTGGCGATCCCATTGAAACACACTTTACTGTTACCGACAACGCCGAGCAACGCAACAAATATTTAAAGGATTTAGGTGATTTAATTGACGAACAGATTTACCGCAACTTTAAACTTTGGCCAAACAATTATGTTGCCTACGACATGTTAATGCAGGAACACAGGTTTAAAGATAAATACACCAACGAAGAAGAAAAGAAATTCAGGATGATGGTAGAACAGGCCAATGTGCATGTTGATTACCCCATTACCGATATTACCGAACGTTTTCTGAAAATATACGCCAATCCGGTTATTAATAAGCTAAAAGTTTCTAAAATATAAGCATGCAGTCGATAATCTGGGATTGGAACGGGACATTACTGAATGACCTTGATTTTTGCATTACAACAATAAATAAGTTGTTAAAAAAGCGTGGCCTCAATCTGGTTACGCACGACTCGTACAAAGCCGTTTTTTCGTTTCCGGTAAAAGATTATTACGAAGCCATTGGTTTTGATTTTGAAAAAGAAGAGTTTGCCATTCCTGCCCGTGAGTTTATCGACCTCTACAATGCGGGAGTACAAAACTGTGCCCTTCACACTTCGGTTAACGATGTGCTTTCTTATTTTAAAGAAAAAGGAATTCGGCAGTTTGTGCTGTCGGCCATGCAGGAAGACATGCTGATTAAAACCCTGAAACACCAGGGCATTTTTGACTACTTTGAAGGAATTGCAGGATTAAATGACCATTATGCAGTTTCAAAAATTGAACGTGGGCAACAATTGATTTCTGAATTTGGTATCAATAAAAATAATTCGACAATGCTTGGTGATACCATTCATGATTTTGAAGTGG
The sequence above is a segment of the uncultured Draconibacterium sp. genome. Coding sequences within it:
- a CDS encoding helix-hairpin-helix domain-containing protein; translated protein: MKKCLTYIAVLIVVFAPLLMQAQEANQQEIIEAIIESHLDKLEEGTDVALVIEDLESFAEHPININATNANELARLYLLNDVQIQKLLNYIANSGPVYSIYELNSIDGFSRDILQKMQVFIRFGEMKPETTSLKEELKYARHQVLMRGLGTLQKAKGYKTNTEGTIPYEGNCFRYYSRYNFEVRDRLSFGVTAEKDPGEAIFKGSNKQGFDFYSGHFSVKLNKTIENITVGDYLVRSGQGLVLWQGYTTGKSEDVLGISKTGQGVRAYTSVDENFYFRGAATSLNLGSGKLSLFYSQNKVDGNIVLNESSGNVFTSLQTSGYHRTSSEIEDENTVKNTNTGGLLSWHFNHLKIGASFVFQQFDKPYMRSSQLYNLFRFSGSENYTGGVDYLFNKGKYQLFGEAALSKSKGKAVVQGAVAHLHDQLSFSLLFRHFDKDYHALWGNTFAEGSSVNNETGLYFGAKFLPAKHVSISGYSDVYRSKWINYSTAGPANAWDIFVQADFTFSERYSFYLRFKNEEKDQKFKEENRYVNQRERTQKTRFHFQYKASEKLLLKTRFEHVYYRGQKKENGFLVFQDAQFQPQNTPLTIAARIAWFSTESYDSRIYAYENDILYTFSIPPYYGKGFRTYFNLSYKISDKIECWAKAANTHWTDRESISSGLNLIDGNNKTELKIQLRLKF
- a CDS encoding 1-acyl-sn-glycerol-3-phosphate acyltransferase codes for the protein MNMVNYNFDDIRPYHDKEVREKMRILVKDKTFDKVLMHLFKYRPKVEMVKFQLRRIRSIKQLQGVFIYDLLHWLIDKTSDGLKCTGIEKLDKTKPYLFISNHRDIILDAAILNFLIFEYGMNTTQIAIGDNLLLYEWIEHMVKLNRSFVIKRSLQPRDLMKASEKVSHFIRKSITEDKMSVWIAQREGRTKDGNDQTQLSVLKMLNMSNKDGISDGFNELNIVPVSISYEIEPCGLAKMKELIKKEHYGAKKTDKDDLKSMSMGMFTPKGRMRFVFGDPIETHFTVTDNAEQRNKYLKDLGDLIDEQIYRNFKLWPNNYVAYDMLMQEHRFKDKYTNEEEKKFRMMVEQANVHVDYPITDITERFLKIYANPVINKLKVSKI
- a CDS encoding HAD hydrolase-like protein; translation: MQSIIWDWNGTLLNDLDFCITTINKLLKKRGLNLVTHDSYKAVFSFPVKDYYEAIGFDFEKEEFAIPAREFIDLYNAGVQNCALHTSVNDVLSYFKEKGIRQFVLSAMQEDMLIKTLKHQGIFDYFEGIAGLNDHYAVSKIERGQQLISEFGINKNNSTMLGDTIHDFEVADQLGLDCILIADGHQSEERLQKTGVKVISELKDLKLLPL